In the Terriglobia bacterium genome, one interval contains:
- a CDS encoding glycosyltransferase: MDCSGERFIPQQADPLDEIAVEHQQRYHSVTDLVRGKIVLDAGSGEGYGVHLMAETAARVVGIDISRDAVEHARATYGRQNLEFQVGSVDALPFEDGTFDVVVSFEVIEHLEPQLQAAFLREAQRVLKREGLLVISTPNKAVYSDDANQHNRYHKKEFYVDEFQSFLSRTFPRVILFGQSWFVSSALQKPVSRRLENLRLSDRARFSPKYVVAVCGSTEFVDKVDISSVVIDQEQKLERLWERIRELQQDVEAKNSWASSLEQDLEGKRERILELQDEVASKNSWALSLEQHIDSIGKALNYYKGEAEAFDARLTILNAQNQSQLNIIKSREAELALLRTELELIKQSDFWKVASRYWRLRDALLPLGSGRRRFLRRIFSLSKAGVRALVQLIRGKSPWSVDKAPSAPHNRENGSAIARESGSQASRDDLLGNDRPAEFARIEFIREEHPKVSVIIPAFNQWVHTYRCLKSIQQTMAGVACEVILADDGSTDTTVQAEELLIGIDILRDGKNRGFLRNCNWAAGRARARYLYFLNNDTELQPGAIQALVSVLDRDPAAGMVGSKLIFPDGRIQEAGGIIWADATGWNFGRGQDASLPAFNYVKEVDYVSGASFMIRRDLWNEIGGFDDQYVPAYCEDSDLAFEVRKRGFKVVYQPLSVVVHFEGVSHGTNVSQRTKAHQISNTGILKEKWADVLAKHFPNGTNIFQARDRSAGRKSILIIDHYVPHFDRDAGSRTIWSFVQAFLKMGMNVKFMGDNFYPHQPYTEILQQAGVEVLTGPWFADHWPEWLAENGRWLDYVFLSRPHIAPKYLRAVRAHTKARIFYYVHDLHYLRELQLAGLQNDPSLKVRAEKGKTEEQRLMNRMDAIFSCSDIEVGIIRGLCPAVDVLYVPPYSVDVDPEWEFNTSERNGILFVGGFSHPPNGDGVLWFVGEIWPAVQKQLPGVVFNIAGSGPPREILALASDDVKVLGFVSDERLTELYRTSRLVVIPLRYGAGVKGKTVEAMAHGVPVVSTEWGVEGMPGVEEILDPVQHRVPLAEAIICLYNDDFRLREISKRERTYVARHFTLENIQSSFVKATALRKTADVQGNL, translated from the coding sequence GTGGATTGCTCCGGTGAACGGTTTATTCCCCAACAAGCCGATCCTCTCGACGAGATTGCGGTCGAGCACCAGCAGAGATACCACTCTGTCACAGACCTCGTCCGGGGGAAAATCGTACTCGACGCCGGAAGCGGCGAGGGGTACGGCGTCCACTTAATGGCTGAGACCGCTGCCCGGGTAGTGGGCATCGATATCTCTCGAGATGCCGTCGAACATGCCCGCGCCACCTACGGGCGGCAGAATCTGGAATTTCAGGTGGGATCGGTGGACGCTTTGCCTTTTGAAGACGGCACCTTCGACGTAGTGGTTTCCTTCGAGGTGATCGAGCATCTGGAACCACAACTTCAGGCCGCATTTTTGCGTGAGGCGCAGCGTGTACTGAAGAGAGAAGGACTGCTTGTCATCTCGACCCCCAACAAGGCCGTTTATTCCGACGATGCCAATCAGCACAACCGGTATCACAAAAAGGAATTCTATGTCGATGAATTCCAGTCCTTTCTCAGTCGGACTTTCCCGCGAGTGATCCTTTTCGGGCAGAGTTGGTTCGTCTCGTCAGCTCTCCAAAAGCCCGTCTCCCGGCGTCTGGAGAACCTGAGGCTTTCGGACCGTGCCCGTTTCTCTCCCAAATATGTCGTGGCAGTGTGCGGGTCCACGGAGTTTGTGGACAAAGTTGATATTTCTTCGGTCGTAATTGACCAGGAACAGAAGTTGGAGAGATTGTGGGAGCGGATCCGCGAACTTCAACAGGACGTAGAGGCAAAGAACTCATGGGCTTCGTCGCTTGAACAAGACCTCGAAGGAAAGCGGGAACGGATCCTCGAACTTCAAGATGAGGTGGCATCGAAGAACTCGTGGGCTCTGTCGCTTGAACAGCATATCGACAGCATTGGCAAAGCACTCAATTATTACAAAGGTGAGGCTGAGGCTTTCGACGCAAGGCTCACGATACTCAATGCCCAGAATCAGTCTCAGTTAAACATCATTAAAAGCAGGGAAGCCGAGCTGGCTTTGTTGCGGACGGAACTGGAGCTCATCAAACAGAGCGACTTCTGGAAGGTCGCCTCCCGCTATTGGCGATTACGAGACGCCCTGTTGCCCCTTGGAAGCGGCCGCAGGCGGTTTTTAAGGCGGATTTTCAGCTTGTCGAAGGCCGGCGTGAGGGCCCTGGTGCAGTTGATTCGAGGAAAATCGCCGTGGTCCGTCGATAAAGCTCCGAGCGCGCCTCACAATAGGGAAAATGGTTCAGCAATTGCCCGGGAGAGCGGGAGTCAGGCCTCCAGGGATGATCTCCTCGGTAATGACAGGCCCGCTGAATTTGCCCGCATCGAGTTTATCAGGGAAGAACACCCCAAAGTATCGGTCATCATCCCGGCGTTCAACCAGTGGGTTCACACCTATCGATGCCTGAAGAGTATCCAGCAGACCATGGCCGGAGTGGCCTGCGAAGTAATCCTGGCAGATGACGGCTCCACGGATACAACCGTGCAGGCTGAGGAACTGCTGATCGGGATCGACATTTTGCGCGACGGGAAAAATCGCGGGTTTTTGCGTAACTGCAACTGGGCCGCCGGCCGTGCCCGGGCCCGATACCTCTACTTCCTCAACAACGACACCGAACTCCAGCCGGGCGCAATTCAGGCTCTGGTTTCGGTGCTCGACCGGGACCCCGCCGCCGGTATGGTCGGCTCGAAGTTAATCTTCCCCGATGGCCGGATTCAGGAGGCCGGCGGGATCATCTGGGCCGACGCCACCGGCTGGAACTTCGGCCGCGGCCAGGATGCCTCCCTGCCCGCCTTCAACTATGTCAAAGAAGTCGATTACGTGTCGGGTGCAAGCTTCATGATCAGGCGCGACCTCTGGAATGAGATCGGGGGATTCGATGATCAGTACGTCCCGGCTTATTGCGAGGACTCGGATTTGGCCTTCGAGGTGCGGAAGCGGGGCTTCAAGGTCGTCTATCAACCCCTGTCGGTGGTGGTCCACTTCGAGGGCGTTTCCCACGGAACTAATGTCTCTCAGCGCACCAAGGCGCATCAAATCAGTAACACCGGGATTCTGAAAGAGAAGTGGGCTGATGTGCTGGCGAAACATTTCCCGAACGGGACCAACATTTTCCAGGCCCGCGACCGCTCAGCCGGACGCAAATCGATCCTGATCATCGATCACTACGTCCCCCATTTCGACAGGGATGCCGGGAGTCGCACCATCTGGTCCTTTGTGCAGGCATTCCTCAAAATGGGGATGAACGTGAAGTTCATGGGAGACAACTTCTATCCGCACCAGCCCTATACCGAGATCCTCCAGCAAGCCGGTGTCGAGGTGTTGACCGGCCCGTGGTTTGCCGACCATTGGCCGGAGTGGCTTGCCGAGAACGGACGTTGGTTGGACTATGTCTTCTTGAGCCGGCCCCATATAGCGCCCAAATACCTTCGCGCCGTCCGGGCCCACACCAAAGCGCGCATTTTCTACTATGTCCACGACCTGCACTACCTGCGCGAGCTGCAATTGGCTGGGCTGCAGAACGATCCTTCCCTGAAGGTGCGCGCCGAGAAAGGGAAGACAGAAGAGCAGCGGCTCATGAACCGGATGGATGCGATCTTCTCCTGCAGCGACATCGAGGTCGGCATCATCCGCGGCCTGTGCCCGGCTGTGGATGTGCTCTATGTTCCCCCTTATTCGGTTGATGTGGACCCGGAGTGGGAGTTCAACACTTCGGAGCGTAACGGCATTCTATTTGTCGGCGGTTTCTCCCACCCGCCCAACGGAGACGGGGTGCTGTGGTTCGTAGGTGAGATCTGGCCGGCGGTTCAAAAACAGTTGCCCGGCGTGGTCTTCAACATTGCCGGGTCAGGCCCTCCGCGGGAGATACTGGCGCTGGCATCGGACGACGTGAAAGTGCTCGGATTCGTCAGCGACGAGCGACTCACAGAGCTCTACCGTACCTCGAGGCTGGTAGTGATACCGCTCCGCTATGGTGCCGGCGTAAAAGGGAAAACCGTGGAGGCCATGGCCCATGGAGTCCCCGTGGTAAGCACGGAATGGGGTGTGGAAGGAATGCCTGGGGTAGAGGAAATCCTCGATCCAGTCCAACACCGGGTGCCTTTGGCGGAAGCGATTATCTGCCTGTATAACGACGACTTTCGCCTCAGGGAGATATCAAAGCGAGAGCGCACTTATGTGGCGCGCCACTTCACCCTCGAAAACATACAGAGTTCATTTGTCAAGGCAACGGCACTCCGCAAGACCGCCGATGTTCAGGGAAATCTGTGA
- a CDS encoding glycosyltransferase produces MFVDTEPVWRGGQDQLLTLLRGLIVRGHRLHLICHPQTLLEERAREAGVTVHPLTIRSEAGLVSFVPLLAILTRVRPEVLAFNTPRPIFLGNLASRFAGVKARIIFRRVNFPLRKNFISRLKYNWGIDCIVTVSESIRQQLRLDGVPGSRIRTIYEGIDLTPYTKRECSNAKRPGEPTVVGTVAHFSAEKGLCYLVEAAALIPNVHTRMRFVLVGDGACRQHLENQVRDLGLEDSFHFAGFQKKPIPYLGSFDCFVLPSLSEGLSSAILSAMAASLPVIATDVGGIPELIRHEENGLLVPPADPVALAQAIQRLGDDPAEAFRMGREGRLRAEKQFALPRMILQIEQLCWSFIRRAAPASGAVHV; encoded by the coding sequence TTGTTTGTGGACACCGAACCCGTCTGGAGGGGCGGGCAGGATCAGCTGCTCACGCTTCTCCGGGGGCTGATCGTGCGTGGCCACCGGCTGCATCTGATCTGCCACCCGCAGACGCTCCTCGAGGAGCGCGCCCGCGAGGCCGGCGTCACCGTTCATCCCCTCACGATCCGGAGCGAGGCCGGTCTGGTATCCTTTGTTCCCTTGCTGGCCATTCTGACTCGTGTGCGTCCGGAGGTCCTGGCATTCAACACTCCGCGGCCCATTTTCCTGGGCAATCTGGCCTCGCGCTTTGCCGGGGTGAAGGCACGCATCATCTTTCGCCGCGTCAATTTCCCTCTCAGAAAGAACTTCATCTCGCGTCTTAAGTACAATTGGGGGATTGATTGTATTGTGACCGTCTCGGAGAGCATTCGACAGCAATTGCGGCTGGACGGCGTGCCCGGCTCCCGCATCCGGACCATCTATGAGGGGATAGATCTGACTCCCTACACCAAGCGGGAGTGCTCCAACGCGAAGCGTCCGGGTGAACCGACGGTGGTTGGTACGGTCGCACATTTCAGTGCAGAGAAGGGTCTCTGCTATCTTGTCGAGGCGGCTGCGCTGATCCCCAACGTGCACACGCGCATGCGCTTCGTTCTGGTGGGCGACGGGGCCTGCCGCCAGCACCTTGAAAATCAGGTGCGCGACCTCGGCCTCGAAGATTCTTTTCATTTCGCCGGATTCCAGAAGAAGCCCATTCCATACCTGGGATCATTCGATTGCTTCGTGTTGCCCAGCCTTTCGGAAGGGCTGTCGTCGGCTATCCTCTCCGCGATGGCAGCTTCATTGCCGGTGATCGCGACGGATGTAGGGGGCATCCCGGAGTTGATCCGGCATGAGGAGAATGGCCTGCTGGTCCCTCCGGCGGACCCGGTTGCCCTGGCTCAGGCAATCCAGCGGCTGGGGGACGATCCGGCCGAGGCTTTCCGCATGGGCAGGGAGGGCCGCTTGCGGGCCGAAAAACAGTTTGCTCTGCCGCGCATGATCCTGCAGATCGAGCAACTCTGCTGGTCCTTCATCCGCCGCGCGGCGCCTGCGTCAGGGGCTGTCCATGTTTAG
- a CDS encoding O-antigen ligase family protein — protein MFRLRAYGFPPSCEDWTQRLCFLLVAGGVSLVLVSIAASAILLAFTILAAILQWRKWDKGAALPAAIRWPLLLLFLWTVAATLLASGSLRDALVVKFWLFSLLWIVPIYARGEDRIRWIYHAAFAVAAISAAAGVAQFLANPNRGDLNRIRGFMSIWMTYAGSLMLVLVALAAYAVIFGWKSHRWVIPLGLVLAAALYLSRTRSAWLGAALGIAVIFVLKRPRAILGLAVLLLAIYLISPASIQRRLQGGFNPEDINTRNRIELIGTSIRLIRAHPWTGVGQRVSLEAPHYRGTSEFPDWMYLHMHNNILQIAAERGIPGLILWLWFMFQLVWQAFRVFRSSGRAGPAAFAGVAAIGGWVALMAAGMFEYNIGDTEPLTLFLFMMSAPFATRVMSVE, from the coding sequence ATGTTTAGGCTGAGGGCATATGGTTTCCCGCCGTCTTGCGAAGACTGGACGCAACGCCTGTGCTTCCTGCTTGTGGCAGGGGGTGTTTCATTGGTGCTGGTTTCGATCGCCGCTTCAGCCATACTCCTTGCCTTCACTATCCTTGCGGCCATTCTGCAGTGGCGGAAGTGGGATAAAGGTGCCGCTCTGCCGGCGGCGATTCGGTGGCCGCTACTGCTGCTGTTCCTTTGGACGGTTGCCGCGACGCTCCTGGCATCCGGCAGTCTGCGTGATGCCCTCGTCGTGAAGTTCTGGCTGTTTTCGCTCCTCTGGATCGTCCCAATCTATGCGCGGGGCGAGGACAGGATCCGGTGGATCTACCACGCCGCTTTCGCCGTCGCGGCGATCTCGGCTGCGGCAGGGGTGGCTCAATTCCTAGCTAATCCCAACCGGGGTGATCTGAACCGGATCCGGGGATTCATGAGCATCTGGATGACCTATGCCGGATCGCTCATGCTCGTGCTGGTCGCGCTGGCTGCCTATGCCGTCATCTTCGGCTGGAAAAGTCATCGATGGGTGATTCCGCTCGGCCTGGTGCTTGCGGCTGCACTCTATCTTTCCAGGACCCGAAGCGCCTGGCTGGGCGCTGCCCTGGGCATAGCGGTAATCTTCGTGCTGAAGCGTCCGCGCGCCATTCTCGGCCTCGCCGTCTTGCTCCTGGCAATCTATCTGATATCGCCGGCAAGCATCCAGCGGCGACTGCAAGGCGGTTTTAATCCTGAGGACATAAACACGCGGAACCGGATCGAGCTCATCGGCACTTCAATCCGCTTGATCCGCGCCCACCCCTGGACCGGTGTGGGGCAGAGGGTTAGCCTGGAGGCACCTCACTATCGGGGCACATCCGAATTCCCGGATTGGATGTACCTGCACATGCATAACAATATCCTCCAGATCGCCGCAGAGCGGGGCATCCCGGGCCTCATACTCTGGCTCTGGTTTATGTTTCAGTTGGTCTGGCAGGCGTTCCGGGTGTTTCGATCCTCGGGCCGCGCAGGACCGGCTGCCTTCGCGGGCGTGGCGGCGATCGGCGGCTGGGTTGCGTTGATGGCCGCCGGGATGTTCGAGTACAATATCGGCGACACCGAACCACTGACTCTGTTCCTCTTCATGATGAGCGCCCCTTTCGCGACAAGAGTCATGAGCGTTGAGTGA
- a CDS encoding dehydrogenase, which yields MVAIRSRAPLRLGLAGGGTDVSPYCDLFGGAVLNATIDRYAHCTIEPRNDGKITIEAMDLEVRESMDAESILAPTGPLKLHKSVYNRIVREHNAGNPLSFSLTSWSDAPPGSGLGASSTLVVAMVGAFAEWLRLPLGEYDIAHCAFVVERMDLALAGGKQDQYAAAFGGVNLIEFYADDRVIVNPLRVKDWILNELEASLVLYFTGLSRESARIIDEQIKNTQTGSEPSVEAMHAMKADVRRMKEAILFGDIRRFAEILGTSWQAKKRMAHGISNDHIEQIAQCALAAGAVSGKVSGAGGGGYMMFVVPPCRRLALVNALGRNGGEVMDFHFTKEGVTAWRTGNGAFD from the coding sequence ATTGTGGCAATTAGATCTCGTGCTCCTCTTCGCTTAGGACTTGCCGGAGGGGGAACCGATGTGTCTCCCTATTGTGACCTCTTCGGCGGCGCCGTGCTCAACGCGACCATCGATCGTTACGCCCACTGCACGATTGAACCGCGCAACGACGGCAAGATCACGATTGAGGCGATGGATTTGGAGGTGCGGGAAAGCATGGATGCTGAATCGATCCTCGCCCCTACGGGGCCCCTCAAATTGCACAAGAGCGTCTACAATCGGATCGTCAGGGAGCACAATGCCGGGAATCCACTCTCATTTTCACTGACCTCCTGGTCGGATGCGCCGCCGGGGTCGGGACTCGGCGCCTCTTCTACTCTGGTTGTTGCCATGGTGGGCGCCTTCGCCGAGTGGCTGCGCCTGCCGCTGGGCGAATACGATATTGCCCACTGCGCCTTCGTCGTCGAACGGATGGATCTGGCTCTTGCCGGAGGTAAACAGGACCAGTATGCCGCCGCATTCGGTGGAGTCAACCTGATCGAGTTTTACGCCGATGACCGCGTGATTGTGAATCCGTTGCGTGTCAAGGACTGGATTCTCAACGAATTGGAGGCATCGCTGGTCCTATATTTTACCGGATTATCCCGGGAGAGCGCCCGCATCATCGACGAGCAGATAAAAAATACCCAAACCGGATCCGAACCCTCAGTTGAGGCCATGCATGCCATGAAAGCCGATGTCCGGCGCATGAAGGAAGCCATTCTCTTCGGGGATATCCGGCGATTTGCCGAAATTCTCGGGACCTCCTGGCAGGCGAAAAAGAGAATGGCCCATGGCATATCCAACGACCATATCGAGCAGATCGCACAATGCGCTCTGGCGGCCGGAGCCGTATCCGGCAAAGTCAGCGGCGCAGGCGGTGGCGGCTACATGATGTTCGTAGTCCCCCCCTGCCGGCGGTTGGCTCTGGTAAATGCCCTTGGCCGCAATGGCGGTGAAGTGATGGATTTTCATTTCACCAAAGAGGGGGTCACGGCCTGGCGAACCGGAAATGGCGCCTTTGACTGA
- a CDS encoding PAS domain-containing protein, which translates to MTNHPWVKEFPVAITVLDAKGVILEMNDKSAATFAADGGMKLVGKSALDCHPEPSRTKLQQLLQHPKASVYTIEKAGVKKMICQIPWQRGGKFSGVVELSIELPAEVPHFVRD; encoded by the coding sequence ATGACGAACCATCCTTGGGTGAAAGAGTTCCCCGTTGCGATTACGGTTCTGGATGCCAAAGGCGTCATCCTGGAAATGAACGATAAGTCGGCTGCGACCTTTGCCGCGGACGGTGGGATGAAGCTGGTCGGAAAGAGTGCGCTGGACTGCCACCCCGAGCCCTCTCGCACCAAACTGCAGCAATTGCTGCAGCACCCGAAGGCCAGCGTTTACACCATTGAAAAGGCGGGGGTGAAAAAGATGATCTGCCAGATCCCGTGGCAGCGCGGCGGGAAGTTTTCCGGCGTGGTGGAGCTTTCCATTGAGCTCCCCGCGGAAGTGCCGCACTTCGTGCGGGATTAA
- a CDS encoding DUF3592 domain-containing protein: MKSQILLMQPQHNWTPPNGLDHARPRAVVLTAGGKVVLVLAVLLLAGGITAGVALGIAASRGAQEARLLQREGQIADGVVTRVWRAGDEDRQPWISYRFDFRGRYYNRNVEVPLGIWKELRAGSPIRIRFAPSRPDLNHPARLGLERIPPAVPFLVACSLMISSPLLLLLIRRQRRLLAEGRPAPGIVTRHGEMQRGSHGEKRGVKYHYEFSLLSGAIARGSAGPVKIPPAVGSRITVLYDPENPRRSVPYPFPSPLVKLMH, translated from the coding sequence ATGAAATCTCAGATCCTGCTCATGCAGCCGCAGCACAACTGGACTCCTCCGAACGGGCTCGACCATGCGCGGCCGCGCGCGGTCGTGCTGACCGCCGGGGGCAAGGTGGTGCTGGTGCTTGCGGTCCTCCTTTTGGCAGGAGGCATCACGGCAGGTGTTGCCCTCGGCATTGCTGCAAGCCGGGGTGCGCAGGAAGCTCGCCTGCTGCAGCGGGAAGGGCAAATCGCCGATGGTGTGGTCACCAGGGTTTGGCGCGCAGGCGATGAGGACAGGCAACCTTGGATTTCGTACCGCTTTGACTTCCGGGGGCGGTACTATAACCGGAATGTCGAAGTCCCGCTTGGGATCTGGAAAGAGTTGCGGGCCGGCTCCCCTATCCGGATTCGGTTTGCTCCATCACGCCCCGATCTAAATCATCCTGCGAGACTGGGCCTGGAGCGGATACCGCCCGCGGTCCCGTTCTTGGTGGCTTGCTCGTTGATGATATCGAGCCCGCTCCTCCTGCTCCTAATCCGGCGCCAACGGCGTCTGCTGGCCGAAGGCCGGCCGGCGCCGGGTATTGTCACCAGACATGGCGAGATGCAGCGTGGATCACACGGGGAAAAGCGCGGCGTGAAGTACCACTACGAATTCAGCCTGCTGAGCGGGGCCATCGCCCGCGGATCCGCCGGGCCGGTGAAAATTCCACCCGCGGTCGGCAGCAGGATCACGGTCCTGTATGATCCGGAAAATCCACGCCGGAGCGTGCCGTACCCGTTCCCATCGCCTCTGGTCAAATTGATGCACTAA
- a CDS encoding SPFH domain-containing protein codes for MREKEIKGINGFLMLLVLLVVLALSIVMLVSGIRNLDTLSIILSLAVLVATVVCLFGLTAVNPNEAKVVQLFGRYKGSLKQQGFLWVNPLTNRRKVSLRVRNFESTKLKVNDHDGNPIEIAAVVVWRVVETAEAVFEVDDYEHFVHVQSEAAVRILATSYPYDAHQDGQISLRMSVAEISHKLRDEIHERLAKAGVEVIEARISHLAYAPEIASAMLRRQQASAIIAARQKIVEGAVGMVEMALDQLSAKQVVQLDEERKAAMVSNLLVVLCSDRDAQPVVNTGTLYQ; via the coding sequence ATGCGGGAAAAGGAAATCAAGGGCATTAACGGTTTCTTGATGTTGTTGGTACTGCTGGTTGTACTGGCGCTTTCGATTGTGATGCTTGTGAGTGGGATACGGAATCTGGATACCCTCTCGATCATCCTGTCGCTTGCGGTGCTGGTAGCGACGGTCGTTTGCCTGTTCGGGTTGACGGCGGTAAATCCCAACGAGGCGAAGGTGGTCCAACTCTTTGGGAGATACAAGGGCTCGCTCAAACAGCAGGGCTTCTTGTGGGTAAATCCGCTCACCAACCGCCGCAAGGTGTCTTTGCGGGTGCGCAATTTCGAGAGCACCAAGCTGAAGGTAAACGATCATGACGGCAATCCGATCGAGATAGCGGCGGTTGTCGTCTGGCGTGTTGTGGAAACTGCAGAAGCGGTTTTTGAAGTAGACGACTATGAGCATTTTGTGCACGTGCAGAGCGAGGCGGCGGTACGCATCCTGGCCACATCGTATCCATACGATGCTCACCAGGACGGGCAGATTTCGTTGCGGATGTCAGTGGCGGAAATCTCCCACAAGCTCCGCGATGAAATCCACGAGCGCCTGGCAAAAGCCGGCGTGGAGGTGATCGAGGCGCGCATCAGTCATCTGGCCTATGCACCTGAGATCGCCAGTGCGATGCTGCGGCGGCAACAGGCGAGTGCGATCATCGCAGCGCGCCAGAAGATCGTCGAGGGCGCCGTGGGAATGGTCGAGATGGCGCTGGACCAGTTAAGTGCGAAGCAGGTCGTGCAGCTCGACGAGGAGCGGAAGGCAGCGATGGTGAGCAACCTGCTTGTTGTCCTGTGCAGCGATCGTGATGCGCAACCGGTTGTCAACACCGGCACGCTGTATCAATAG
- a CDS encoding nucleotidyltransferase family protein yields the protein MPEFEAIVLAGGLGTRIRSVASDRPKVMVDVGGRPFLEILLDRMAQNGVARTILATGHLHELIKEHFGERRGTMAIRYCVEDRPLGTGGAVWKALKMTSRNDVFVFNGDTFFDVDLPRFYEFHRSMRADLTLALKPLRNFERYGTVALDDGRITGFREKKKTAAGLINGGVYLLNRQGIERFVFPEEFSLETDFLEKMADEITIAGFVHDGYFIDIGVPEDYARAQQELPRIS from the coding sequence ATGCCGGAGTTTGAAGCGATTGTTCTTGCGGGAGGATTGGGAACCAGGATCCGTTCCGTGGCGTCGGACCGGCCCAAGGTCATGGTGGATGTGGGCGGCCGCCCTTTCCTGGAAATTCTCCTGGACCGGATGGCGCAGAACGGGGTTGCCAGGACGATCCTGGCAACCGGTCACCTGCATGAGCTCATCAAAGAGCATTTCGGCGAACGCCGGGGCACGATGGCGATTCGCTATTGCGTGGAAGACCGCCCGTTGGGGACAGGCGGAGCAGTGTGGAAAGCTCTGAAGATGACTTCCCGGAATGACGTGTTCGTGTTTAACGGAGACACATTTTTTGACGTCGATCTCCCACGCTTCTATGAGTTTCATCGGTCCATGCGCGCTGACCTCACCTTGGCTCTCAAGCCGCTGCGGAACTTCGAGCGCTACGGCACGGTGGCTCTCGACGACGGCCGGATCACAGGGTTCCGGGAGAAGAAAAAAACCGCCGCAGGGTTGATAAACGGTGGCGTCTATCTGCTGAATCGGCAGGGGATTGAGCGCTTTGTATTTCCGGAAGAGTTCTCCCTTGAGACCGATTTTCTCGAAAAGATGGCCGATGAAATCACCATCGCGGGATTTGTCCACGACGGCTATTTCATCGACATTGGCGTGCCTGAGGACTATGCCCGGGCACAGCAAGAATTACCGCGGATTTCTTGA
- a CDS encoding SDR family oxidoreductase, translating into MAKVAVTGGAGFIGSNLAEHLLNQGHQVGIVDDFSTGREQNLAGWADRVPDRVQVYRFDINKTGRLRKAFEGVQYVFHQAAIPSVPRSIADPQASNLANISGTLSVLVAARDAGVKRVVVASSSSIYGDDQGLPKTETRTGRALSPYALSKVVSEEYCRLFHELYGLETVCLRYFNVFGPRQDPKSEYAAVIPRFATRLLAGVPPVIYGDGEQTRDFTYVSNVVDANWVAATHPKAPGEVFNIGCGTRTSLNQLVNEMSRILNTSSKPTFEPARQGDVRHSVADVAKAERVLDYTPAVSLREGLVKVIDWYRVHRKL; encoded by the coding sequence ATGGCGAAAGTGGCAGTGACGGGCGGAGCCGGATTCATCGGTTCCAACCTCGCGGAACACCTCCTGAACCAGGGGCATCAGGTGGGGATCGTAGATGATTTCAGTACCGGGCGGGAACAGAATCTCGCCGGATGGGCGGATCGGGTCCCCGATCGAGTCCAGGTTTACCGGTTTGACATAAACAAGACCGGGCGTCTGCGGAAGGCATTCGAGGGCGTGCAATATGTCTTCCACCAGGCCGCAATCCCGTCGGTTCCCCGCTCCATTGCAGATCCTCAGGCGAGCAATCTGGCCAACATCAGCGGCACGCTCTCGGTGCTCGTCGCTGCACGTGACGCCGGCGTGAAACGCGTGGTCGTGGCTTCTTCCTCATCTATTTACGGGGATGACCAGGGCCTGCCCAAGACGGAGACGCGCACGGGGCGTGCTTTGTCCCCCTATGCGTTGAGCAAGGTCGTATCCGAGGAGTACTGCCGGCTCTTCCACGAGCTCTACGGACTCGAGACCGTCTGTCTTCGGTACTTCAACGTTTTCGGCCCACGCCAGGATCCGAAATCGGAATACGCTGCGGTGATTCCGCGTTTTGCCACACGGCTTCTTGCCGGTGTGCCGCCGGTCATTTACGGCGACGGCGAACAAACCAGGGACTTCACCTACGTCAGCAACGTGGTCGATGCCAACTGGGTCGCGGCAACGCATCCGAAAGCTCCAGGCGAGGTATTCAATATCGGGTGCGGAACGCGGACGAGCCTGAACCAGCTCGTGAACGAGATGAGCCGAATCCTGAACACCAGCTCTAAACCGACGTTCGAACCCGCACGGCAGGGCGACGTACGGCACTCCGTCGCGGATGTAGCCAAGGCGGAGAGGGTGCTCGATTACACGCCTGCCGTCTCGCTGAGGGAAGGCCTGGTCAAAGTCATTGACTGGTATCGTGTTCACAGAAAGCTCTGA